In Luteitalea sp. TBR-22, one genomic interval encodes:
- a CDS encoding electron transfer flavoprotein subunit alpha/FixB family protein, translated as MILVIAEHNGGQVHRATWEAVAAAQALGQPVTIVVAGQGIAAIGASLAEAQVAGVVIAEHAGLADYTADGYVAALSAIVTALSPSLVLAAHTYQARDFMPKLAARCGRGLVSDCVAVTAQGEGYRFTRPVFQARLIADVDASGAAPHFATLQAGAVRADALQKGSAPVETRQVALDGVRQQPEAPFKEAKQAVDLTAAERIVSVGRGIKGPEHLAMVQELAEALGAEVAASRPICDNGWLPMDRQIGSSGQTVAPKLYLALGISGAIQHVVGMKGARTIVAVNKDPEAPIFELADYGIAGDLFEVVPALIAELKK; from the coding sequence ATGATTCTCGTCATCGCGGAACACAACGGTGGGCAGGTCCACCGCGCCACGTGGGAGGCCGTTGCCGCGGCCCAGGCGCTCGGGCAGCCCGTCACGATCGTCGTCGCCGGGCAGGGCATCGCCGCCATCGGCGCGTCGCTGGCCGAGGCGCAGGTGGCCGGCGTGGTCATCGCCGAGCACGCCGGGCTGGCCGACTACACCGCCGACGGCTACGTGGCGGCGCTGTCGGCCATCGTCACCGCGCTGTCGCCGTCCCTGGTGCTGGCGGCGCACACGTACCAGGCCCGCGACTTCATGCCGAAGCTGGCCGCGCGGTGCGGTCGCGGCCTCGTGTCCGACTGCGTGGCGGTGACCGCGCAGGGCGAGGGCTATCGCTTCACGCGCCCCGTGTTCCAGGCTCGCCTGATCGCCGACGTCGACGCCAGCGGTGCGGCGCCGCATTTCGCGACCCTGCAGGCGGGCGCCGTGCGTGCCGACGCGCTGCAGAAGGGCAGCGCCCCCGTCGAGACGCGCCAGGTGGCGCTCGATGGGGTGCGCCAGCAGCCCGAGGCCCCCTTCAAGGAAGCCAAGCAGGCGGTGGACCTCACCGCCGCCGAGCGCATCGTCTCGGTGGGGCGCGGCATCAAGGGCCCCGAGCACCTCGCGATGGTGCAGGAGCTGGCCGAGGCGCTCGGCGCCGAGGTCGCAGCGTCGCGCCCCATCTGCGACAACGGCTGGCTGCCCATGGACCGGCAGATCGGCAGCTCCGGGCAGACCGTCGCGCCGAAGCTGTATCTGGCGCTCGGCATCTCGGGCGCCATCCAGCACGTGGTCGGCATGAAGGGCGCCAGGACGATCGTCGCCGTGAACAAGGACCCCGAGGCGCCGATCTTCGAACTGGCCGACTACGGCATCGCCGGTGACCTGTTCGAGGTGGTCCCGGCGCTGATCGCCGAACTGAAGAAATAG
- a CDS encoding PadR family transcriptional regulator: MSLRIPPAADPALFDNLRLELRRGHITVAVLAALRAEHYGYSLRKVLADHGLDVDEGTLYPLLRRLETQGLLASEWREEGKRNKRFYRLSPAGDAMLGQLLDEWGAIDASLRGLLQEFPR, encoded by the coding sequence ATGAGCCTCCGCATACCTCCTGCTGCCGACCCTGCCCTGTTCGACAACCTGCGCCTCGAACTGCGTCGGGGACACATCACGGTTGCCGTCCTCGCTGCCCTGCGGGCCGAGCATTACGGCTACTCACTGCGGAAGGTGCTCGCCGACCACGGACTCGACGTGGACGAGGGCACGCTCTATCCGCTGTTGCGTCGGCTCGAGACCCAGGGCCTGCTGGCCAGCGAGTGGCGCGAGGAAGGCAAGCGCAACAAGCGGTTCTATCGGCTATCGCCGGCCGGCGACGCCATGCTGGGGCAGCTCCTCGACGAGTGGGGGGCGATCGACGCCTCGCTTCGGGGCCTGCTGCAGGAGTTCCCTCGATGA
- a CDS encoding histone deacetylase, whose translation MPDATTSTTELPAPTMVLFFSPRFLDHLTPAGHPESPERGDVMRAAALRASDMGIDVREPRPATDEEILRIHDDGYVADLEARRGRATAVDADTFTSPESIDVARLAAGAAVEATLHAWTTATPALAVVRPPGHHAERAQAMGFCLLSNVAIAAAAARAAGATRVAVVDIDVHHGNGTQWAFYTDPSVLVVNSHQFPFYPGTGAASEAGYGAGAGATLNVPLEAGASDADHAHVWNTIIDPALVRFAPELLIVSAGFDAHQDDPLGSQRVTTEGFRAWLAALRGRAALTCGGRIAVVTEGGYDLQALRACLDATVDVLHGPVAADATWRDAVGPDRRGRAAAQALQAHPLVTER comes from the coding sequence TTGCCCGACGCGACGACGTCCACCACCGAACTGCCCGCGCCGACGATGGTCCTCTTCTTCTCGCCCCGCTTCCTCGACCACCTCACCCCGGCCGGCCACCCGGAATCCCCCGAGCGCGGCGACGTGATGCGCGCCGCGGCTCTGCGGGCCAGCGACATGGGCATCGACGTCCGCGAGCCGCGGCCGGCCACCGACGAGGAGATCCTGCGCATCCACGACGACGGGTACGTGGCCGATCTCGAGGCCAGGCGCGGCCGGGCGACGGCCGTCGACGCCGATACGTTCACCTCGCCCGAGAGCATCGACGTGGCGCGACTTGCCGCCGGTGCCGCCGTCGAGGCGACGTTGCATGCGTGGACCACGGCCACCCCGGCGCTCGCGGTCGTTCGCCCGCCCGGGCACCACGCGGAGCGCGCCCAGGCCATGGGGTTCTGCCTGCTGTCGAACGTGGCGATCGCCGCCGCAGCGGCCCGCGCGGCCGGCGCGACTCGTGTGGCGGTGGTCGACATCGACGTACACCACGGCAATGGCACGCAGTGGGCGTTCTATACCGACCCATCGGTGCTCGTGGTCAACTCGCACCAGTTCCCGTTCTACCCCGGGACCGGCGCGGCCAGTGAAGCGGGGTACGGCGCCGGCGCCGGCGCAACGCTCAACGTGCCCCTCGAAGCCGGCGCGAGCGATGCCGACCATGCACACGTGTGGAACACGATCATCGATCCCGCGCTGGTCCGCTTCGCGCCGGAGCTGCTGATCGTGTCGGCCGGCTTCGACGCGCACCAGGACGACCCGCTCGGCTCCCAGCGAGTGACGACCGAAGGGTTCCGGGCGTGGCTGGCCGCACTGCGCGGCCGTGCCGCGCTGACCTGCGGCGGCCGGATCGCGGTCGTGACCGAGGGCGGCTACGACCTGCAGGCGCTGCGCGCCTGCCTCGACGCGACGGTCGACGTGTTGCACGGACCGGTGGCAGCGGATGCGACCTGGCGCGACGCCGTCGGTCCAGACCGTCGCGGCCGCGCGGCGGCGCAGGCCCTGCAGGCGCATCCACTGGTCACCGAGCGCTGA
- a CDS encoding formylglycine-generating enzyme family protein: MPLSPGRAIVLATALAVAAVPAPSPPRTWVEPVTGMPFVSIPAGTFEMGSPEREAGREPQERAHAVTLTRPFWIGAHEVTQAQWRTVMGTAPSHFRGDDLPVERVSWHDVQAFVARLSALSPGPRFRLPTEAEWEYACRAGSRTAYAWGDTLSLEEANVAVLERGALGGRRRTTPVATFRPNAWGLYDMHGNVWEWTEDAHCAYGTAPARDPVGRCNAATKVIRGGSWYFAADSARCGLRYTHRPKDVGFSLGVRVVRDVG, translated from the coding sequence ATGCCGCTGTCGCCCGGGCGGGCCATCGTTCTCGCGACGGCGCTGGCCGTGGCCGCGGTCCCGGCGCCCTCGCCGCCGAGGACGTGGGTCGAGCCGGTCACCGGCATGCCGTTCGTCTCCATCCCGGCTGGCACGTTCGAGATGGGCTCGCCGGAGCGGGAAGCCGGCCGTGAGCCGCAGGAGCGCGCCCACGCCGTCACCCTGACGCGGCCGTTCTGGATCGGCGCCCACGAGGTGACGCAGGCCCAGTGGCGGACCGTGATGGGCACGGCCCCGAGTCATTTTCGCGGCGACGACCTGCCAGTGGAGCGGGTGAGCTGGCACGACGTGCAGGCGTTCGTGGCGCGTCTGTCGGCGCTGTCGCCGGGGCCGCGCTTCCGGCTGCCGACCGAAGCCGAGTGGGAGTACGCCTGCCGGGCCGGGAGCCGCACCGCCTATGCGTGGGGTGACACGCTCTCGCTCGAGGAGGCCAACGTGGCCGTGCTGGAGCGGGGTGCCCTCGGTGGCCGACGCCGCACGACGCCTGTCGCGACCTTCCGCCCGAACGCCTGGGGGCTGTACGACATGCACGGCAACGTATGGGAATGGACAGAGGATGCCCATTGCGCCTACGGCACCGCGCCGGCCCGCGATCCGGTGGGGCGCTGCAACGCGGCGACGAAGGTGATTCGCGGCGGCAGCTGGTACTTTGCCGCCGACAGCGCTCGCTGCGGTCTCCGCTACACGCACCGTCCGAAGGACGTGGGCTTCAGCCTCGGTGTCCGTGTGGTGCGGGACGTGGGCTGA
- a CDS encoding electron transfer flavoprotein subunit beta/FixA family protein → MKIIVCIKQVVTRDWQVRPDEARTWIRDAEAEFEMNEPDAYALEAALRLREAHGGEVIAVSAGPSRVAQVLREALARGADRALHVEDDALARADASVVAEALAAAIGTEAPDLVLTGLQSDDMGFGQTGVILAERLGVPHATIVMEVQVQGAGLRVKRELEGGWFQWLEMPLPALLTIQSGINQLRYATLKGIMAAKKKEIRVVTPPAPQASQRVVDLRAPEKQKQTRMIAGSPAEAARELVRALREDARVVSQ, encoded by the coding sequence ATGAAGATCATTGTTTGCATCAAGCAGGTCGTCACCCGTGACTGGCAGGTACGCCCCGACGAGGCGCGCACCTGGATTCGCGACGCCGAGGCCGAGTTCGAGATGAACGAGCCCGACGCCTATGCGCTCGAGGCGGCGCTGCGGCTGCGCGAGGCGCACGGCGGCGAGGTGATCGCGGTGTCGGCCGGGCCGTCGCGCGTCGCCCAGGTGCTGCGCGAGGCGCTCGCGCGCGGCGCCGATCGCGCGCTGCACGTCGAGGACGATGCGCTCGCGCGTGCCGATGCGTCGGTCGTGGCCGAGGCGCTCGCGGCGGCGATTGGCACCGAGGCGCCCGACCTCGTGCTCACCGGCCTGCAGTCGGACGACATGGGCTTCGGCCAGACGGGCGTGATCCTCGCCGAGCGGCTCGGCGTGCCGCACGCGACGATCGTCATGGAGGTGCAGGTGCAGGGCGCGGGCCTGCGCGTGAAGCGCGAGCTCGAGGGCGGCTGGTTCCAGTGGCTCGAGATGCCGCTGCCGGCCCTGCTCACGATCCAGAGCGGCATCAACCAGCTGCGCTACGCGACGCTGAAGGGGATCATGGCGGCCAAGAAGAAGGAAATCCGTGTGGTCACGCCGCCGGCGCCGCAGGCGTCGCAGCGCGTCGTGGACCTCCGGGCGCCGGAGAAGCAGAAGCAGACCCGGATGATCGCGGGCAGTCCCGCCGAGGCGGCGCGCGAGCTGGTGCGCGCCTTGCGCGAGGACGCGCGGGTGGTGTCCCAATGA
- a CDS encoding cyclopropane-fatty-acyl-phospholipid synthase family protein → MSEWDNRYRTDDYVFGTAPNDFLAEVATRIPAGRVLCLGEGEGRNGVHLASLGYEVTGVDGSEVGLSKARALAASRRVALATIVADLATFDLGEACWQGITSIFVHLPPALRADLYPRVVRALAPGGVFVLEAYTPRQHEIGGVGGPPPSLADWLLTLERVRAELPGLEVVIGRELDRDVNEGARHSGPSAVVQVLAVKP, encoded by the coding sequence ATGTCCGAATGGGACAACCGCTATCGCACCGACGATTACGTCTTCGGCACCGCGCCCAATGACTTCCTGGCAGAAGTCGCCACCCGCATTCCGGCAGGCCGGGTCCTGTGTCTCGGGGAAGGGGAGGGGCGCAACGGCGTCCACCTGGCGTCGCTCGGCTACGAGGTGACCGGCGTGGACGGCTCGGAGGTGGGCCTGAGCAAGGCGCGCGCGCTGGCCGCATCGCGCCGGGTCGCGCTCGCGACGATCGTCGCCGACCTGGCGACCTTCGATCTCGGCGAGGCGTGCTGGCAAGGCATCACGAGCATCTTCGTGCACCTGCCGCCGGCCCTGCGCGCCGACCTGTACCCGCGAGTGGTGCGGGCACTCGCCCCGGGCGGAGTGTTCGTGCTCGAGGCCTACACGCCCCGCCAGCACGAGATCGGCGGGGTCGGCGGCCCGCCACCGTCGCTGGCCGACTGGCTCCTGACGCTGGAGCGCGTACGCGCCGAGTTGCCCGGACTCGAGGTCGTCATCGGCCGGGAACTCGATCGCGACGTGAACGAAGGCGCCAGGCACAGCGGCCCCAGCGCGGTCGTGCAGGTCCTCGCGGTCAAGCCGTGA
- a CDS encoding (Fe-S)-binding protein, protein MFETLAFWVVVVASVGLFSAQMSTRWRLLQAAPGEFSFDHLPARVERFVTEVVFQSKVIGRRPWVGMAHLGVFWGFVAFGGYTLIETLHGLGIVDLTHTAAFRVYMYLLAPFSIGVLAGIVFLAIRRGILRPRALGPTVSKESILIAGFIAVLMITFLLDLFVLDGGIAARVNWWVHMLLIFTFLVLIPDSKHLHLLLSPGTVFLKAPVLGTVPNLDFEKEEVGMEAVKDLPKKAVLDAFTCVECGRCQENCPAFATGKLLNPKTLILQNEAALLEGKADARLADVYDPGVLWQCTTCGACEDVCPVGIEHTPVIIGARRGLVSNGDAPEYLGPVYNNLERRGNLWGQGADARQKFVASAQFETFDPARHEYLLWLGCAGGTEPDFQKSLRSLAAILRAQGKTFGVLSKERCTGDVAKRTGNEYQFQELATANVADLQTAGVTKVVTSCPHCLKTLGHDYRPFGFEGKVVHSSVLVEHLTRYERPVRLEEEAVTFHDPCYLGRYAGEHQAPRALLERHGAAISEPERTKDNPFCCGAGGGLLFEEEEAGTRISQARFDQLKATGANTIVMGCPFCSIMLKGAKASTPGTDDIQMVDLMTWTEGRLRKAGRIGQDEGAVAAEQAQG, encoded by the coding sequence ATGTTCGAGACGCTCGCGTTCTGGGTGGTCGTGGTCGCCAGCGTCGGCCTGTTCTCCGCCCAGATGTCCACCCGGTGGCGCCTCCTGCAGGCCGCGCCCGGGGAGTTCTCCTTCGACCACCTGCCCGCCCGCGTCGAGCGGTTCGTGACCGAGGTGGTCTTCCAGAGCAAGGTGATCGGCCGGCGCCCGTGGGTCGGCATGGCGCACCTCGGCGTGTTCTGGGGCTTCGTCGCGTTCGGCGGCTACACCCTGATCGAGACCCTGCACGGCCTCGGGATCGTCGACCTCACGCACACCGCCGCATTCAGGGTCTACATGTACCTGCTGGCGCCTTTCTCGATTGGCGTCCTCGCGGGCATCGTGTTCCTCGCCATCCGTCGCGGCATCCTCCGGCCCCGGGCCCTCGGTCCAACCGTGTCCAAGGAGTCGATCCTCATCGCCGGCTTCATCGCGGTGCTGATGATCACGTTCCTGCTCGACCTGTTCGTGCTCGACGGCGGCATCGCCGCCCGCGTGAACTGGTGGGTGCACATGCTGCTGATCTTCACCTTCCTGGTGCTGATCCCCGACTCCAAGCACCTGCACCTGCTGCTGTCGCCGGGTACGGTGTTCCTGAAGGCGCCCGTGCTCGGCACCGTGCCCAACCTCGACTTCGAGAAGGAAGAGGTCGGGATGGAGGCGGTGAAGGACCTGCCGAAGAAGGCGGTGCTCGACGCGTTCACCTGCGTCGAGTGCGGCCGCTGCCAGGAGAACTGCCCGGCGTTCGCCACGGGCAAGCTCCTGAACCCGAAGACGCTGATCCTGCAGAACGAGGCCGCGCTCCTCGAGGGCAAGGCCGACGCCAGGCTCGCCGACGTCTACGACCCGGGCGTGCTCTGGCAGTGCACGACCTGCGGCGCGTGCGAAGACGTCTGTCCCGTCGGCATCGAGCACACGCCGGTCATCATCGGCGCGCGCCGCGGGCTGGTGAGCAACGGCGACGCGCCCGAGTACCTCGGGCCCGTCTACAACAACCTCGAGCGCCGCGGCAACCTGTGGGGGCAGGGCGCCGACGCCCGCCAGAAGTTCGTGGCGTCCGCCCAGTTCGAGACGTTCGATCCCGCCAGGCACGAGTACCTGCTGTGGCTCGGCTGCGCCGGCGGCACCGAGCCCGACTTCCAGAAGTCGTTGCGCTCGCTCGCCGCGATCCTGCGCGCGCAGGGCAAGACCTTCGGCGTGCTGTCCAAGGAGCGCTGCACCGGCGACGTCGCCAAGCGCACCGGCAACGAGTACCAGTTCCAGGAGCTCGCGACGGCCAACGTCGCCGACCTGCAGACGGCCGGCGTCACCAAGGTGGTGACGTCGTGTCCGCACTGCCTCAAGACGCTCGGCCACGACTACCGGCCGTTCGGCTTCGAGGGCAAGGTCGTGCACTCGTCGGTGCTCGTGGAGCACCTCACGCGCTACGAGCGCCCGGTGCGCCTCGAGGAAGAAGCCGTGACGTTCCACGATCCGTGCTACCTCGGGCGATACGCCGGCGAGCACCAGGCGCCGCGCGCCCTGCTCGAGCGGCACGGCGCCGCGATCAGCGAGCCCGAGCGCACGAAGGACAACCCGTTCTGCTGCGGCGCCGGCGGCGGCCTGCTCTTCGAGGAAGAGGAGGCGGGGACGCGCATCAGCCAGGCTCGGTTCGACCAGCTGAAGGCGACCGGCGCGAACACGATCGTGATGGGTTGCCCGTTCTGCTCGATCATGCTCAAGGGCGCGAAGGCCAGCACGCCCGGCACCGACGACATCCAGATGGTCGACCTCATGACGTGGACCGAGGGCCGCCTGCGGAAGGCCGGGCGTATCGGCCAGGACGAGGGCGCGGTCGCGGCGGAGCAGGCGCAGGGGTGA
- a CDS encoding acyl carrier protein, with protein sequence MSAVAEKVKSIIVEQLGVDEEEVTPDASFVDDLGADSLDVVELVMAFEEEFGVEIPDDDAEKITRVREAIAYIEQHGKAKK encoded by the coding sequence ATGTCAGCTGTGGCAGAGAAGGTCAAGAGCATCATCGTGGAGCAGCTGGGCGTCGACGAGGAAGAAGTCACGCCGGATGCGTCGTTCGTGGACGACCTCGGCGCGGACTCGCTCGACGTCGTCGAGCTGGTGATGGCGTTCGAGGAGGAGTTCGGGGTGGAGATCCCGGATGACGACGCGGAGAAGATCACCCGCGTGCGCGAGGCGATCGCCTACATCGAGCAGCACGGCAAGGCCAAGAAGTAA
- a CDS encoding ATP-binding protein — translation MSHQEPPLPVHQFPWQSPRSDDRATLESRLIDAVQQAVIATDLQGRVIYWNLYAERLFGWTRAEALGRPIVELTPHETSRAEAAAIMARLARGESWAGEFPVQRRDGSAFTTFVVDSPILDADGQLVGVVGVSTDVSEVRALEAQLRQAQKMEAVGRLAGGIAHDFNNLLTVILGNLELVLQGGRSEPADGRALSGAREAAVRAAQLTKQMLAFSRRQPLRPRVLDLSTALTALEPMLRRLIPENVEIEVRIDGDALRVVIDPGQFDQLVLNLVVNARDAMPGGGRLRMHLRPCPDAHEAAAAPRVCLTVADTGSGIPAEVLPHIFEPFFTTKEPGSGTGLGLATVYAVVEQAGGQVDVESRLGEGTSFSVVLPQAVAPPDQVRLDSAMALGMHTRAGVLVVEDDLRLRELIVRVLTDAGFRVLEAASGGQALESLTREPESIDVLLTDLVMPGLDGVGLAERVAAMRPQLPVIVMTGHAAPALIERARSHSPFRIVEKPFGPAEIVQAVRRALGVGNDVASTQ, via the coding sequence ATGAGTCATCAGGAGCCTCCCCTCCCGGTGCACCAGTTCCCATGGCAGTCCCCGCGTTCCGACGATCGGGCGACGCTCGAGTCGCGCTTGATCGATGCGGTGCAGCAGGCGGTCATCGCGACTGACCTGCAAGGTCGCGTCATCTACTGGAACCTGTATGCCGAGCGCCTGTTCGGCTGGACCCGCGCCGAGGCCCTCGGCCGTCCGATCGTCGAGCTGACGCCACACGAGACCTCCCGCGCCGAGGCGGCCGCCATCATGGCCCGACTCGCCCGTGGCGAGAGCTGGGCCGGCGAGTTCCCCGTACAGCGGCGTGACGGCAGCGCGTTCACGACGTTCGTGGTCGATTCGCCGATCCTGGATGCCGACGGTCAGCTCGTCGGCGTGGTGGGCGTGTCCACCGACGTGTCCGAGGTGCGCGCCCTCGAAGCGCAGCTCCGGCAGGCGCAGAAGATGGAAGCGGTCGGCCGCCTGGCCGGCGGCATCGCGCACGACTTCAACAACCTGCTCACGGTGATCCTGGGCAACCTCGAACTCGTGCTGCAGGGAGGCCGGTCGGAGCCGGCCGATGGACGGGCCCTGTCCGGGGCGCGCGAGGCAGCGGTGCGGGCGGCGCAACTCACCAAGCAGATGCTGGCCTTCAGTCGACGGCAGCCGCTTCGCCCGCGCGTGCTCGACCTGTCCACCGCGCTGACCGCCCTCGAGCCGATGCTGCGTCGGCTCATCCCCGAGAACGTCGAGATCGAGGTCCGCATCGACGGCGACGCCCTGCGGGTCGTGATCGACCCGGGGCAGTTCGACCAGCTCGTGCTGAACCTCGTCGTCAACGCCAGGGACGCCATGCCCGGTGGTGGGCGCCTGCGGATGCACCTGCGCCCCTGCCCGGACGCCCACGAGGCCGCCGCAGCCCCGCGGGTGTGTCTCACGGTGGCCGACACCGGGAGCGGCATTCCTGCCGAGGTGTTGCCACACATCTTCGAGCCGTTCTTCACCACGAAGGAACCGGGCAGCGGTACCGGGCTCGGCCTCGCCACGGTCTACGCCGTCGTCGAGCAGGCCGGCGGACAGGTGGACGTGGAGAGTCGGCTGGGCGAGGGCACCAGCTTCAGCGTGGTCCTGCCGCAGGCCGTGGCGCCGCCCGACCAGGTGCGTCTCGACTCTGCCATGGCCCTCGGCATGCACACGCGCGCCGGCGTGCTGGTCGTCGAGGACGACCTGCGGCTGCGCGAACTGATCGTGCGCGTGCTCACCGATGCCGGCTTCAGGGTGCTCGAGGCGGCCAGCGGCGGGCAGGCGCTCGAGTCGCTGACCCGGGAGCCGGAGTCGATCGACGTGCTGCTGACCGATCTCGTGATGCCAGGCCTCGACGGCGTCGGGCTGGCCGAGCGCGTGGCGGCGATGCGTCCCCAGCTGCCGGTCATCGTCATGACCGGGCACGCCGCGCCCGCCCTGATCGAGCGGGCGCGATCACACTCGCCCTTCCGGATCGTCGAGAAGCCCTTCGGGCCTGCCGAGATCGTCCAGGCGGTGCGACGGGCGCTGGGTGTGGGGAACGACGTGGCCTCCACCCAGTGA
- a CDS encoding lysophospholipid acyltransferase family protein, with amino-acid sequence MSDRPAWERSASKRRQVALIAGVVTPIVAGLARTWRYTSEGADAYAQVLAAGEHPIMAFWHGRILPAIGFWRDRGIVVMTSENFDGEWIARIIERFGFGAARGSSSRGGVKALVQMKRLMAQGHPTAFTLDGPRGPAEQAQPGALWLAKATGQPILPFHIESASAWHARSWDRTQVPGPFSRIAVAVGPPFRVAADADDAGLEQRRLDLEAELRRLKARSLDLLHHA; translated from the coding sequence GTGAGCGACCGCCCGGCGTGGGAGCGGTCCGCCTCGAAGCGGCGTCAGGTGGCGCTGATTGCCGGCGTCGTCACGCCGATCGTCGCGGGGCTCGCGCGCACCTGGCGGTACACCAGCGAGGGCGCCGACGCCTACGCGCAGGTGCTCGCGGCAGGCGAGCACCCCATCATGGCCTTCTGGCACGGCCGCATCCTGCCGGCGATCGGCTTCTGGCGCGACCGGGGCATCGTCGTGATGACGAGCGAGAACTTCGACGGCGAGTGGATCGCGCGCATCATCGAGCGGTTCGGGTTCGGGGCGGCGCGCGGGTCCTCCTCGCGCGGCGGCGTGAAGGCGCTCGTGCAGATGAAGCGGCTGATGGCGCAGGGGCACCCGACTGCCTTCACGCTCGACGGCCCTCGCGGTCCGGCCGAGCAGGCACAACCGGGCGCACTATGGCTCGCCAAGGCCACCGGGCAGCCCATCCTCCCGTTCCACATCGAGAGTGCCTCGGCGTGGCACGCGCGCAGTTGGGACCGGACGCAGGTGCCCGGGCCGTTCTCGCGCATCGCGGTGGCGGTCGGCCCGCCCTTCCGCGTGGCTGCCGACGCCGACGATGCCGGGCTCGAGCAGCGGCGCCTGGACCTCGAGGCCGAACTGCGACGCCTCAAGGCCCGTTCACTCGACTTGCTCCACCACGCGTAG
- the fabF gene encoding beta-ketoacyl-ACP synthase II translates to MSRRVVVTGVGLVSSLGIGTQANWEALCAGRSGIGPITHFDASAFSARIAGEVKDFDPLAFVEKKEVKKIDPFIQYALAASQFAVDDAQLVITPENSFDIGVYIASGIGGFRTIENEHEAYLAGGPRKISPFFIPSAIINLASGQVSIRFGARGPNQASCTACSASAHAIGDSYEIIKRGDADVMITGGAEAAVTPMSVGGFSSMRALSTRNDEPQRACRPFDRDRDGFIIGEGSGILILEELERARARGASIYAEVVGYGLTSDAYHMTGQPEGGEGAVRAMRMALRKGGVDPSVVDYINAHGTSTPVNDPTESQAIRTTFGEHAHKLCVSSTKSMTGHLLGAAGGLEAGITALAIRHGMVPPTINLDNPAEGCDLDYVPHVARARTVRYALSNSFGFGGTNASLLFKAYEA, encoded by the coding sequence GTGTCGAGGCGAGTCGTCGTCACGGGGGTCGGGCTGGTGTCGTCGCTGGGGATTGGCACGCAGGCCAATTGGGAGGCCCTGTGTGCGGGCCGCAGCGGGATCGGGCCCATCACCCATTTCGACGCGTCGGCGTTCTCGGCGCGGATTGCGGGCGAGGTCAAGGACTTCGACCCGCTGGCCTTCGTCGAGAAGAAGGAGGTCAAGAAGATCGACCCCTTCATCCAGTACGCCCTGGCGGCCAGCCAGTTCGCCGTCGACGACGCGCAACTGGTGATCACGCCGGAGAACTCGTTCGACATCGGCGTGTACATCGCGTCGGGCATCGGCGGGTTCCGCACCATCGAGAACGAGCACGAGGCCTACCTCGCCGGCGGCCCGCGCAAGATCTCGCCGTTCTTCATCCCGTCGGCCATCATCAACCTGGCCTCCGGCCAGGTGTCGATCCGCTTCGGCGCCCGCGGCCCGAACCAGGCGTCCTGCACGGCCTGCTCGGCCTCGGCCCACGCCATCGGCGACTCGTACGAGATCATCAAGCGCGGCGACGCCGACGTGATGATCACCGGCGGCGCCGAGGCGGCGGTCACCCCGATGAGCGTCGGCGGCTTCAGCTCGATGCGCGCGTTGTCGACGCGCAACGACGAGCCGCAGCGCGCCTGCCGTCCCTTCGATCGCGACCGCGACGGTTTCATCATCGGCGAGGGCTCCGGCATCCTCATCCTCGAGGAACTCGAGCGGGCCAGGGCGCGGGGCGCGAGCATCTACGCCGAGGTCGTGGGCTACGGGCTCACCTCGGATGCCTACCACATGACCGGCCAGCCCGAGGGCGGCGAGGGCGCGGTGCGCGCGATGCGCATGGCGCTCCGCAAGGGTGGCGTCGACCCGTCGGTGGTCGACTACATCAATGCCCACGGCACCTCGACGCCGGTCAACGATCCGACCGAGTCGCAGGCGATCCGGACGACCTTCGGCGAGCACGCGCACAAGCTGTGCGTGTCGTCGACCAAGTCGATGACCGGCCACCTGCTCGGCGCCGCCGGCGGCCTCGAGGCCGGCATCACCGCCCTGGCGATCCGGCATGGCATGGTGCCGCCCACCATCAACCTCGACAATCCGGCCGAGGGTTGCGACCTCGACTACGTGCCGCACGTCGCGCGCGCCCGCACGGTGCGCTACGCGCTGTCCAACTCGTTCGGCTTCGGCGGCACGAACGCCAGCCTGCTGTTCAAGGCGTACGAAGCGTAG